In the Hordeum vulgare subsp. vulgare chromosome 7H, MorexV3_pseudomolecules_assembly, whole genome shotgun sequence genome, one interval contains:
- the LOC123409196 gene encoding translation initiation factor IF-2-like — translation MSTKLVFTIKAGCAVVIVQPGWFDLRAIPPPTKSTSDKSGSTPPPPPDFFPSTGFVCSLARSLFHLFLAGALRSLPRHASLPRLPRWRSACPGPGSGGSVRRRATSKTRARHDRAPPRLLRWGGGTPGGAGGQEAEAEGGADTLDALPDGCLFEVLRRVQGARAWGASSCVSHRWLALLGGIRAFEIKRAQALAVPDLNQVFICEDEAGAEAASVHPGRSERTLEVRGRQGSRPNRDGRPPRQPGERPSATALFGGVRRRKRARVTAVHPRVFSAVEEALRTAPAAKKQRLREALTPSTRSRTGASSRSRAACRAPARGAPPPASPIAGSLFSAASAPSRSSGPRPSPCRTSTRSSSARTRTRTRPGPRQPPRARAAPRGPSRARPPRTSP, via the exons ATGAGCACTAAACTAGTCtttactattaaagcaggatgtgcCGTCGTGATAGTTCAACCAGGATGGTTCGACCTCCGAGCGATCCCACCTCCCAC AAAATCGACAAGCGATAAATCTGGttccacccccccccctccccccgatTTTTTCCCTTCGACAGGGTTCGTTTgttcgctcgctcgctcgctcttcCATCTCTTCCTCGCAGGAGCTCTTCGATCTCTTCCTCGCCATGCCTCCCTTCCACGATTGCCGCG ATGGCGGTCTGCTTGTCCTGGACCCGGCAGTGGCGGCTCTGTTCGGCGGCGTGCGACATCGAAAACGCGCGCGCGTCACGACCGTGCACCCCCGCGTCTTCTCCGCTGGGGAGGAGGCACTCCGGGCGGCGCCGGCGGCCAAGAGGCAGAGGCTGAGGGAGGCGCTGACACCCTCGACGCGCTCCCGGACGGGTGCCTCTTCGAGGTCCTGCGCCGCGTGCAGGGCGCCCGCGCGTGGGGCGCCTCCTCCTGCGTCTCCCATCGCTGGCTCGCGCTTCTCGGCGGCATCCGCGCCTTCGAGATCAAGCGGGCCCAAGCCCTCGCCGTGCCGGACCTCAACCAGGTCTTCATCTGCGAGGACGAGGCCGGGGCCGAGGCAGCCTCCGTGCACCCGGGCCGCTCCGAGAGGACCCTCGAGGTGCGAGGCCGCCAAGGAAGTCGCCCTAACCGCGACGGACGGCCTCCGCGGCAGCCTGGAGAGCGTCCTTCGGCGACGGCTCTGTTCGGCGGCGTGCGACGTCGGAAACGCGCGCGCGTCACGGCCGTGCACCCCCGCGTCTTCTCCGCTGTGGAGGAGGCACTCCGGACGGCGCCGGCGGCCAAGAAGCAGAGGCTGAGGGAGGCGCTGACACCCTCGACGCGCTCCCGGACGGGTGCCTCTTCAAGGTCCCGCGCCGCGTGCAGGGCGCCCGCCCGTGGGGCGCCTCCTCCTGCGTCTCCCATCGCTGGCTCGCTCTTCTCGGCGGCATCCGCGCCTTCGAGATCAAGCGGGCCTAGGCCCTCGCCGTGCCGGACCTCAACCAGGTCTTCGTctgcgaggacgaggacgaggacgaggccgGGGCCGAGGCAGCCTCCGCGCGCCCGAGCCGCTCCGAGAGGACCCTCGAGGGCGAGGCCGCCACGGACGTCGCCCTAA